In Streptomyces sp. SN-593, a single genomic region encodes these proteins:
- a CDS encoding fused MFS/spermidine synthase: protein MGEDGGVEGEAVAVMRTVDLGTAKLLPDVDRADAWLLTVDGAPQSYVDLRDPEHLEFEYVRRVAYVVEAVCDTRDAPVDVVHLGGGALTLPRRFARTLPGAAQDVVEADRGLADLVAEYLPLHAPGIRTHVADAREWLSGRPDASADVLVADVFGGSRVPAHLTTVECAVQAARVLRPGGLYVANLADAAPFAFLGSQLATVRAAFGADADVCVLLEPGVLRGRRYGNAVLAAARGLLPSAAVARRCAADPFPARVLRTAEAVRAFPGAPVHDAQAADSPEPPGGAFTVG, encoded by the coding sequence ATGGGGGAGGATGGCGGGGTGGAAGGCGAAGCTGTGGCGGTGATGCGGACCGTGGACCTCGGTACGGCGAAACTCCTGCCGGACGTGGACCGCGCCGACGCGTGGCTGCTCACGGTCGACGGGGCGCCCCAGTCGTACGTCGACCTGAGGGACCCCGAACACCTGGAGTTCGAGTACGTACGGCGCGTCGCGTACGTCGTGGAGGCGGTCTGCGACACGCGGGACGCGCCGGTGGACGTCGTGCACCTCGGCGGCGGCGCGCTGACGCTGCCGCGCAGGTTCGCCCGGACCCTGCCGGGCGCGGCGCAGGACGTGGTGGAGGCCGACCGCGGCCTGGCCGACCTGGTCGCCGAGTACCTTCCGCTGCACGCGCCCGGCATCCGGACCCATGTCGCGGACGCCCGGGAGTGGCTCTCCGGGCGGCCGGACGCGAGCGCCGACGTGCTGGTGGCGGACGTCTTCGGCGGCTCCCGGGTCCCCGCGCACCTGACCACCGTCGAGTGCGCCGTGCAGGCCGCACGGGTGCTGCGCCCCGGCGGGCTGTACGTGGCGAACCTCGCCGACGCCGCGCCCTTCGCCTTCCTGGGCTCGCAACTGGCCACCGTACGGGCGGCGTTCGGTGCGGACGCCGACGTGTGCGTGCTGCTGGAACCGGGGGTGCTGCGCGGGCGCCGGTACGGCAACGCGGTGCTCGCGGCCGCGCGCGGTTTGCTGCCGTCGGCCGCGGTGGCGCGGCGGTGCGCCGCCGACCCGTTTCCGGCGCGGGTCCTGCGGACGGCTGAGGCGGTGCGGGCGTTCCCGGGCGCGCCGGTGCACGACGCGCAGGCGGCCGACTCGCCCGAGCCACCGGGCGGGGCGTTCACGGTCGGATAG
- a CDS encoding YigZ family protein, whose amino-acid sequence MVDRYLTVAGPGVYESEIKRSRFRCALAPAPSQEEAEAFVRAVRREHPAATHNCFAYVVGPDGRLHRASDDGEPGGTAGTPMLQVLLGREMRDTVAVVTRYYGGVQLGAGGLARAYGGAVSAALDTVGTVERRLLALLTVTVGHQRAGRLENELRAAGHAVREVEYGADVTFHLGVPEPDVAAFRSWLADATSGAAACATEGSAYVDVS is encoded by the coding sequence GTGGTGGATCGGTATCTCACGGTGGCGGGCCCGGGCGTGTACGAAAGCGAGATCAAACGCTCGCGGTTCCGGTGCGCGCTGGCCCCGGCCCCCAGCCAGGAGGAGGCCGAGGCGTTCGTGCGCGCGGTCCGCAGGGAGCACCCGGCCGCCACCCACAACTGCTTCGCGTACGTCGTCGGTCCCGACGGCCGCCTGCACCGGGCGAGCGACGACGGCGAGCCCGGCGGCACCGCCGGCACCCCCATGCTCCAGGTGCTGCTGGGCCGCGAGATGCGCGACACCGTGGCCGTCGTGACCCGCTACTACGGCGGCGTGCAACTCGGTGCCGGCGGGCTGGCCCGCGCCTACGGCGGCGCCGTGTCCGCGGCGCTCGACACGGTCGGCACCGTCGAGCGGCGGCTGCTCGCGCTGCTCACCGTCACCGTCGGCCACCAGCGCGCCGGACGGCTGGAGAACGAACTGCGCGCCGCCGGCCACGCGGTGCGCGAGGTCGAGTACGGCGCCGACGTCACCTTCCACCTCGGCGTGCCGGAACCCGACGTCGCCGCGTTTCGCTCCTGGCTCGCCGACGCCACCTCCGGCGCCGCCGCCTGCGCCACCGAGGGCAGCGCGTACGTGGACGTCTCCTGA
- a CDS encoding exonuclease SbcCD subunit D, translating to MRFLHTSDWHLGRSFHRVSMLGAQRTFLDHLVATARTEQVDAVIVAGDVYDRAVPPLAAIELYDGVLHALADLGVPTVLTSGNHDSARRLGVGAGLMGRAGVHLRTDPATCHHPVLLPDPPHGDVAVYGLPYLEPALVRAEFDAERADHTAVLGAAMDRVRADLATRPDGTRAVVAAHAFVTGAAPCESERDITAGGVEAVPAEVFDGVHYVALGHLHGCQSINDRVRYSGSPLAYSFSEQHHRKSMWLVDLDPQGAVGARRLDTPVPRPLARLRGRLDDLLADPALEPHTGSWVEATLTDPHRPHEPMAALAQRFPHVLALAFEPDREAEDPLATYARRLRGRTDRQIAEDFVAHVRGTTPDRAERGVLRDAFDAVRADAVRTERD from the coding sequence GTGAGATTCCTGCACACCTCGGACTGGCACCTCGGTCGGTCCTTCCACCGGGTGAGCATGCTCGGCGCCCAGCGCACCTTCCTCGACCACCTGGTGGCCACCGCGCGCACCGAACAGGTCGACGCCGTGATCGTGGCGGGCGACGTCTACGACCGCGCGGTGCCCCCGCTGGCCGCGATCGAGCTCTACGACGGGGTGCTGCACGCGCTCGCCGACCTCGGCGTGCCGACCGTCCTGACCTCGGGCAACCACGACTCGGCGCGCCGGCTCGGTGTCGGAGCCGGGCTGATGGGCCGCGCCGGCGTCCACCTGCGCACCGACCCCGCGACCTGCCACCACCCCGTGCTGCTGCCCGACCCGCCGCACGGCGACGTCGCCGTCTACGGCCTGCCCTACCTCGAACCGGCTCTGGTACGGGCCGAGTTCGACGCCGAGCGGGCCGACCACACCGCGGTCCTCGGCGCCGCCATGGACCGGGTGCGGGCCGACCTCGCCACCCGGCCGGACGGCACCCGCGCCGTCGTCGCCGCGCACGCCTTCGTCACCGGAGCGGCCCCGTGCGAGAGCGAGCGCGACATCACCGCGGGCGGTGTGGAGGCGGTCCCCGCCGAGGTGTTCGACGGCGTCCACTACGTCGCGCTCGGCCACCTGCACGGCTGCCAGAGCATCAACGACCGGGTGCGGTACTCCGGTTCGCCGCTCGCCTACTCCTTCTCCGAGCAGCACCACCGCAAGAGCATGTGGCTGGTCGACCTCGATCCGCAGGGCGCGGTCGGCGCGCGGCGCCTGGACACCCCGGTGCCGCGCCCGCTCGCCCGGCTGCGCGGCCGCCTCGACGACCTGCTCGCCGACCCCGCGCTCGAACCGCACACCGGCTCCTGGGTCGAGGCGACCCTGACCGACCCCCACCGCCCGCACGAACCCATGGCCGCCCTCGCCCAGCGCTTCCCGCACGTCCTCGCGCTCGCCTTCGAGCCGGACCGGGAGGCCGAGGACCCACTGGCCACCTACGCCCGCAGGCTGCGCGGCCGGACCGACCGGCAGATCGCCGAGGACTTCGTCGCGCACGTCCGGGGCACCACCCCCGACCGGGCCGAACGCGGCGTGCTGCGGGACGCGTTCGACGCGGTGCGGGCCGACGCCGTACGGACGGAGCGCGACTGA
- a CDS encoding MFS transporter, translated as MKRTAPRPRPGSHRPLLDRLPAIPPPPSWAGRDFRLLTGASLIASLGNAGATIAAAYAVIDQGGSATDVGLVVAARTLALVLFLLIGGAVADRLPRQRVMVGANLLNATSQAAFAVLVLTASPALWTMALLAAVGGTGQAFFSPASEGMLLSTVDPAHAGKAFSVYRLTMNGAGIGGAALGGALVAVAGPGWVLAVDAAAFAIAAALRGRLRTPAVERPAGSGGILRELREGWHEFASRSWLWAIVIQFGVVNGVVTASESVYGPLVARDHLGGAAPWGLAIAAGGVGTLCGGVLMIRWRPRRILLAGTLGVFPMALPVVALAGAVAVPLLSTATFVAGVAVEVFAVGWMLALHQEIPEDKMSRVSAYDWLGSISLTPIATALAGPAATAFGRTQALWGSAALVVLLTGSVLLVPGVRRLERHAKATPPPADRPASPGPAPAGPTTTAPSAAAATSGAAVSPGAAATAPLPAGADGPH; from the coding sequence GTGAAGCGCACCGCCCCCCGCCCCCGCCCCGGCTCCCACCGGCCCCTGCTCGACAGGCTGCCGGCGATCCCCCCACCGCCCTCATGGGCCGGGCGGGACTTCCGGCTGCTGACCGGTGCCTCGCTCATCGCCAGCCTCGGCAACGCCGGGGCCACCATCGCCGCCGCGTACGCCGTCATCGACCAGGGCGGCAGTGCCACCGACGTCGGCTTGGTGGTCGCCGCCCGCACCCTGGCGCTGGTCCTGTTCCTGCTGATCGGCGGAGCCGTCGCCGACCGCCTGCCCCGCCAGCGGGTGATGGTCGGCGCGAACCTGCTCAACGCCACCTCCCAGGCCGCCTTCGCGGTGCTGGTGCTCACCGCCTCGCCCGCGCTGTGGACCATGGCGCTGCTGGCGGCCGTGGGCGGCACCGGCCAGGCGTTCTTCTCGCCGGCGTCCGAGGGCATGCTGCTGTCCACCGTGGACCCGGCGCACGCGGGCAAGGCGTTCTCCGTCTACCGGCTGACCATGAACGGCGCGGGCATCGGCGGCGCGGCGCTGGGCGGCGCGCTGGTCGCCGTGGCGGGCCCGGGCTGGGTGCTCGCCGTCGACGCCGCCGCCTTCGCGATCGCCGCGGCCCTGCGCGGGAGGCTGCGCACCCCGGCCGTGGAACGGCCCGCCGGCTCCGGCGGCATCCTCCGCGAGTTGCGCGAGGGCTGGCACGAGTTCGCGTCCCGCTCCTGGCTGTGGGCCATCGTGATCCAGTTCGGCGTCGTGAACGGCGTGGTCACCGCGTCCGAGTCGGTCTACGGCCCGCTGGTCGCCCGCGACCACCTGGGCGGCGCCGCGCCGTGGGGGCTCGCGATCGCCGCGGGCGGTGTGGGCACCCTGTGCGGCGGGGTGCTGATGATCCGCTGGCGGCCGCGCCGCATACTGCTCGCCGGCACCCTCGGCGTCTTCCCGATGGCGCTGCCGGTCGTCGCGCTGGCGGGTGCCGTCGCGGTGCCGCTGCTGTCGACCGCCACCTTCGTCGCGGGGGTCGCCGTGGAGGTCTTCGCCGTCGGCTGGATGCTGGCGCTGCACCAGGAGATCCCCGAGGACAAGATGTCGCGGGTGTCGGCGTACGACTGGCTCGGGTCGATCTCGCTGACGCCGATCGCCACCGCGCTGGCCGGTCCGGCCGCGACCGCCTTCGGGCGGACCCAGGCGCTGTGGGGCTCCGCGGCGCTGGTCGTGCTGCTGACCGGCTCGGTGCTGCTGGTGCCGGGCGTGCGCCGGCTGGAACGCCACGCGAAGGCCACCCCGCCGCCCGCCGACCGCCCCGCCTCGCCCGGTCCCGCACCGGCCGGCCCCACGACGACCGCGCCCTCCGCCGCCGCCGCGACCTCCGGCGCCGCCGTGTCCCCCGGCGCCGCCGCGACCGCACCGCTCCCGGCCGGCGCCGACGGGCCGCACTGA
- a CDS encoding YbaK/EbsC family protein: MRAPIGSFDDALPATERRELLPAPVAAAVTADMVHVDTDPDKADTADFVLAYGRELLEQSANCVVVAGKRGGEVTLAACVVLSTTRVDVNGTVRRHLGARKASFAPMDTAVSATGMEYGGITPVGLPDGWPLLVDAAVAEKPYVVIGSGARRGKLIVPGKLVASLPGAVLLDGLGV, encoded by the coding sequence ATGCGCGCACCGATCGGCTCATTCGACGACGCCCTGCCCGCCACCGAGCGACGCGAGTTGCTGCCCGCGCCGGTCGCCGCCGCGGTGACCGCGGACATGGTGCACGTGGACACCGACCCCGACAAGGCGGACACCGCGGACTTCGTGCTGGCCTACGGCCGCGAGCTGCTGGAGCAGTCCGCCAACTGCGTCGTGGTCGCGGGCAAGCGAGGCGGCGAGGTGACCCTCGCCGCCTGCGTGGTGCTCTCCACCACCCGGGTCGACGTCAACGGCACCGTCCGCCGCCACCTCGGGGCCCGCAAGGCGTCCTTCGCCCCGATGGACACCGCGGTGAGCGCGACGGGCATGGAGTACGGCGGGATCACCCCGGTCGGGCTGCCGGACGGCTGGCCCCTCCTCGTGGACGCCGCCGTGGCCGAGAAGCCCTACGTGGTCATCGGCAGCGGAGCGCGGCGCGGCAAGCTCATCGTGCCCGGCAAACTGGTCGCGTCGCTGCCCGGCGCGGTGCTGCTCGACGGCCTCGGCGTCTGA
- a CDS encoding globin domain-containing protein, with the protein MLSEQSAPVIRATLSAVGAAIGEIAERFYGRLFDEHPELLRDLFNRGNQANGEQQKALAGSIAAFAGMLLEDPTARPDAMLGRIAHKHASLGIAPDQYELVRRHLFAAIGDVLGDAVTAEMAAAWDEVYWLMANALIAVESRLYRASERAGGQAWRPSEITERREETADTVSFTLRPTDGRPAESFRPGQYVSVRVPLADGARQIRQYSLSRAPGGPQWRITVKHVRGGAAPEGEVSSWLHRHARVGDVLDVSAPFGDLALVDGEGPLLLVSAGIGGTPMLSMLDHLAAQGAGRAVTVVHADRSPAAHAHREEQLRLVGALPNAALHLWYEEGAERVPGASAGRADVGALDLPEGLTAYLCGPLPFMRAVRGDLLRAGVPARSVHYEVFGPDLWLGHA; encoded by the coding sequence GTGCTCTCCGAGCAGTCCGCCCCTGTCATACGGGCCACCCTTTCCGCCGTCGGCGCGGCGATCGGCGAGATCGCCGAACGCTTCTACGGGAGGCTCTTCGACGAGCACCCGGAACTGCTGCGCGACCTGTTCAACCGGGGCAACCAGGCCAACGGCGAACAGCAGAAGGCGCTGGCGGGCTCGATCGCCGCCTTCGCGGGCATGCTGCTGGAGGATCCCACCGCCCGCCCCGACGCGATGCTCGGCCGGATCGCCCACAAGCACGCCTCGCTCGGCATCGCCCCCGACCAGTACGAGCTGGTCCGGCGGCACCTCTTCGCGGCGATCGGGGACGTCCTCGGCGACGCGGTCACCGCGGAGATGGCCGCCGCCTGGGACGAGGTGTACTGGCTGATGGCGAACGCGCTGATCGCCGTCGAGTCGCGCCTCTACCGTGCCTCGGAGCGCGCGGGCGGCCAGGCGTGGCGGCCGTCGGAGATCACCGAGCGGCGCGAGGAGACCGCCGACACCGTGTCGTTCACCCTCCGTCCCACCGACGGGCGCCCGGCGGAGTCCTTCCGCCCGGGGCAGTACGTCAGCGTGCGGGTCCCCCTCGCCGACGGCGCGCGGCAGATACGCCAGTACAGCCTGTCCCGCGCGCCGGGCGGGCCGCAGTGGCGGATCACCGTCAAGCACGTCCGGGGCGGCGCCGCGCCGGAAGGCGAGGTCTCCTCCTGGCTGCACCGGCACGCCAGGGTCGGCGACGTCCTCGACGTCTCCGCCCCGTTCGGCGACCTCGCGCTCGTGGACGGGGAGGGGCCTTTGCTCCTGGTGTCGGCCGGGATCGGAGGTACGCCCATGCTGTCGATGCTCGACCACCTGGCCGCCCAGGGCGCCGGACGGGCGGTGACGGTGGTGCACGCGGACCGCAGTCCCGCCGCGCACGCCCACCGGGAGGAGCAGCTCCGCCTGGTCGGCGCCCTGCCGAACGCGGCGCTGCACCTCTGGTACGAGGAAGGAGCCGAGCGCGTGCCCGGGGCGTCGGCCGGGCGCGCGGACGTGGGCGCGCTGGACCTTCCCGAGGGGCTGACCGCCTACCTGTGCGGCCCGCTGCCGTTCATGCGCGCGGTGCGCGGCGACCTGCTGCGTGCCGGGGTGCCGGCGCGGTCGGTCCACTACGAGGTCTTCGGCCCGGACCTCTGGCTCGGCCACGCGTAA
- a CDS encoding DUF4442 domain-containing protein has protein sequence MSDTLPHIGEVLSSTVPMVRTLGLRYVETTAERAVVSLPDHPDYRNHVGGPHAGAMFTAGESASGAVVLGAFGDELTRAVPLPVRVEVAYTKIATGEVRATATLGRPAAEVVAELDAGRRPEFPIEVVLTREDGAETGRMTVVWTLRPNR, from the coding sequence ATGTCCGACACGTTGCCCCACATAGGCGAAGTCCTCAGCTCCACCGTGCCCATGGTCCGCACCCTCGGCCTGCGGTACGTCGAGACCACGGCCGAGCGCGCGGTCGTGTCGCTGCCCGACCACCCCGACTACCGCAACCACGTCGGCGGGCCGCACGCGGGCGCGATGTTCACCGCCGGCGAGTCCGCGTCCGGCGCCGTGGTGCTCGGCGCGTTCGGTGACGAGCTGACGCGCGCGGTCCCGCTCCCGGTGCGCGTGGAGGTCGCCTACACCAAGATCGCCACCGGCGAGGTGCGCGCGACCGCGACGCTCGGCCGGCCCGCCGCCGAGGTCGTCGCCGAACTCGACGCCGGGCGGCGGCCGGAGTTCCCGATCGAGGTGGTGCTCACCCGCGAGGACGGGGCCGAGACCGGCCGGATGACGGTCGTCTGGACCCTGCGCCCCAACCGCTGA
- a CDS encoding DedA family protein, translated as MHVQDWLDGIPPVAVYLMVGLVVGVESLGIPLPGEIVLMTAALLSSQGHVSPWVVGACAIVGAIVGDSIGYAIGHKGGRPLMDWLGRRFPSHFSPGHVATAERSFQRWGMWAVFFGRFVALLRIFAGPLAGVLKMPYHKFLIANALGGLVWAGGITAIIYYVGVVAEPWLTRFGYVGLGIAVLVGLGSFLYVRRRAARMQAELETADEPEVAVAQSGE; from the coding sequence GTGCACGTGCAGGACTGGCTGGACGGCATTCCGCCGGTCGCCGTCTACCTGATGGTCGGTCTCGTGGTGGGGGTGGAGAGCCTCGGCATCCCGCTGCCCGGCGAGATCGTGCTGATGACGGCGGCCCTGCTGTCCTCGCAGGGCCATGTCAGTCCCTGGGTGGTGGGCGCCTGCGCGATCGTCGGCGCGATCGTCGGCGACTCGATCGGCTACGCCATCGGGCACAAGGGCGGCAGACCCCTGATGGACTGGCTGGGCCGCCGCTTCCCGAGCCACTTCTCACCCGGCCACGTCGCCACCGCCGAGCGCTCGTTCCAGCGCTGGGGCATGTGGGCGGTGTTCTTCGGCCGTTTCGTGGCCCTGCTGCGGATCTTCGCCGGGCCGCTGGCCGGCGTCCTGAAGATGCCGTACCACAAGTTCCTCATCGCCAACGCGCTCGGCGGCCTGGTCTGGGCCGGCGGCATCACCGCGATCATCTACTACGTCGGCGTGGTGGCCGAGCCCTGGCTCACCCGCTTCGGCTACGTCGGCCTCGGCATCGCGGTCCTGGTCGGCCTCGGGTCGTTCCTCTACGTGCGGCGCCGCGCCGCCAGGATGCAGGCCGAGCTGGAGACGGCGGACGAGCCCGAGGTCGCGGTCGCGCAGTCCGGCGAGTGA
- a CDS encoding gamma carbonic anhydrase family protein → MVAEVAGRQPRLDPTAYTAPTSVVLGDVALGERASVWYHAVLRGDCERIRIGAGSNIQDNCTVHADPGFPAIVGAGVTVGHNTVLHGCVIEDGVLVGMGATVLNGARIGAGSLVAAAALVPQGMVVPPNSLVAGVPAKVRRELTEEERERLRLNAEHYVELAGAHREALG, encoded by the coding sequence CTGGTCGCGGAGGTGGCCGGCCGGCAGCCGCGGCTGGACCCGACCGCGTACACCGCGCCGACCTCCGTGGTGCTGGGCGACGTGGCGCTCGGCGAGCGGGCGAGCGTCTGGTACCACGCGGTGCTGCGCGGCGACTGCGAGCGGATCCGGATCGGCGCCGGCTCGAACATCCAGGACAACTGCACGGTGCACGCCGACCCCGGGTTCCCCGCGATCGTCGGGGCGGGCGTCACCGTGGGGCACAACACGGTGCTGCACGGGTGCGTGATCGAGGACGGCGTGCTGGTGGGGATGGGCGCCACGGTGCTCAACGGGGCGCGGATCGGCGCCGGTTCGCTGGTGGCGGCCGCCGCGCTGGTGCCCCAGGGCATGGTGGTCCCGCCGAACTCGCTGGTGGCGGGGGTGCCCGCCAAGGTCAGGCGCGAGCTGACCGAGGAGGAGCGGGAGCGCTTGCGGCTGAACGCGGAGCACTACGTGGAGCTTGCCGGGGCCCACCGGGAGGCGCTGGGCTGA
- a CDS encoding CoA-binding protein translates to MYADTDRARKILTEGGDTWAVVGLSNNASRPAYGVAAALQRFGKRVVPVHFKAETVHGEQGYAKLADIPFPIDVVDVFVHSAWAGAVADEAVEAGAKAVWFQLDVIDEKAYERVRAAGVDMVMDLCPAIEIRRL, encoded by the coding sequence ATGTACGCGGACACGGACAGGGCGCGGAAGATCCTGACCGAGGGCGGTGACACCTGGGCCGTGGTCGGCCTGTCGAACAACGCCTCGCGGCCGGCCTACGGGGTGGCGGCGGCGCTCCAGCGCTTCGGAAAGCGCGTGGTTCCGGTGCACTTCAAGGCCGAGACGGTCCACGGCGAGCAGGGGTACGCGAAGCTTGCGGACATCCCCTTCCCGATCGACGTGGTGGATGTCTTCGTGCACTCCGCGTGGGCTGGCGCGGTGGCCGACGAGGCGGTGGAGGCGGGTGCCAAGGCGGTCTGGTTCCAGCTCGACGTGATCGACGAGAAGGCGTACGAGCGGGTGCGCGCCGCCGGGGTCGACATGGTGATGGACCTGTGCCCCGCGATCGAGATACGGCGGCTCTGA
- a CDS encoding MFS transporter, protein MPLAILALAVSAFGIGTTEFVMMGLLPNVADDLGTSVPTAGYLVSAYALGVVVGAPLLTALGSRVPRKRMLLLLMGLFTVGNLASAVAPGYWTLLAGRFLSGLPHGAFFGVGAVVASRLVAEERRARAVAAMFLGLTVANIVGVPAATALGQHLGWRATFVVVSAIGLVGLASLALLVPRLPAEEHVGVRQEIRALREPQVVLGLLTAVFGFAGVFAVYSYLASMMTEVTGFADSSVTLLLALFGIGMTLGALAAGPLTDRALRPTLYGSLAALAVVLVGFHFAAHSKIAAPIAVVVLGGVGFMTTTPLQMLVMNKARHAPTIASASNHSAFNLANAGGAWLGGVAISAGWGWTSPTLVGAVLAVAGLGIAVTAGLLDRRPPATVSEVVAEGGPRARREVEEPA, encoded by the coding sequence ATGCCCCTGGCCATCCTCGCCCTCGCGGTGAGCGCCTTCGGCATCGGCACCACGGAGTTCGTGATGATGGGCCTGCTGCCCAACGTCGCGGACGACCTCGGTACCTCCGTGCCCACCGCCGGCTACCTCGTCTCCGCCTACGCGCTCGGCGTCGTCGTCGGCGCCCCGCTGCTCACCGCGCTCGGCTCGCGCGTCCCCCGCAAGCGCATGCTCCTGCTGCTGATGGGGCTGTTCACCGTCGGCAACCTCGCCTCCGCCGTCGCCCCCGGGTACTGGACGCTGCTGGCGGGCCGGTTCCTGTCCGGGCTGCCGCACGGCGCGTTCTTCGGCGTCGGCGCGGTCGTCGCCTCGCGGCTGGTCGCCGAGGAGCGCCGGGCGCGGGCGGTGGCCGCGATGTTCCTCGGGCTGACCGTCGCCAACATCGTCGGCGTGCCCGCCGCGACCGCGCTCGGCCAGCACCTCGGCTGGCGCGCGACCTTCGTCGTGGTCTCCGCGATCGGCCTCGTCGGGCTGGCCTCGCTCGCGCTGCTGGTGCCGCGGCTGCCCGCGGAGGAACACGTCGGCGTCCGCCAGGAGATCCGGGCGCTGCGCGAGCCGCAGGTCGTCCTCGGCCTGCTCACCGCGGTGTTCGGGTTCGCCGGGGTGTTCGCCGTCTACAGCTACCTCGCCTCGATGATGACCGAGGTCACCGGGTTCGCCGACTCCTCGGTCACGCTCCTGCTCGCGCTCTTCGGCATCGGCATGACGCTCGGCGCGCTCGCCGCGGGGCCGCTCACCGACCGCGCGCTGCGCCCGACCCTCTACGGCTCGCTGGCCGCGCTCGCCGTGGTGCTGGTCGGCTTCCACTTCGCGGCCCATTCGAAGATCGCCGCGCCGATCGCGGTGGTCGTGCTGGGCGGGGTCGGCTTCATGACCACCACGCCGCTCCAGATGCTGGTCATGAACAAGGCCCGGCACGCCCCGACCATCGCGTCCGCCTCCAACCACTCCGCGTTCAACCTCGCCAACGCCGGCGGCGCCTGGCTGGGCGGCGTGGCCATCTCCGCCGGCTGGGGCTGGACCTCGCCCACGCTGGTCGGCGCGGTCCTGGCGGTGGCCGGCCTCGGCATCGCGGTGACGGCGGGGCTGCTCGACCGCCGCCCGCCGGCGACGGTGTCGGAGGTGGTCGCGGAAGGGGGGCCGCGGGCACGGCGGGAGGTGGAGGAGCCGGCGTAG
- a CDS encoding RrF2 family transcriptional regulator, whose translation MRLTKFTDLALRAVMRLAAAGPAESLTTREVAAAMAVPQAHMAKAITRLTHLGVVEARRGRGGGLEVTALGRRASVGWLVRELEGEEEVVSCDGDPPCPLRAACRLREALREAQQAFYATLDPLTVGDLVASPTGPVLVGLRAPRSE comes from the coding sequence ATGCGGTTGACGAAGTTCACCGACCTGGCGCTGCGCGCCGTGATGCGCCTGGCCGCGGCCGGGCCGGCCGAGAGCCTGACCACCCGCGAGGTGGCCGCGGCGATGGCCGTGCCGCAGGCCCACATGGCGAAGGCCATCACGCGGCTGACGCACCTGGGTGTGGTCGAGGCCCGGCGGGGGAGAGGGGGCGGGCTGGAGGTGACCGCGCTCGGCCGCCGCGCCTCGGTCGGTTGGCTGGTGCGGGAGTTGGAAGGGGAGGAGGAGGTCGTCTCCTGCGACGGCGACCCGCCCTGCCCGCTGCGGGCGGCCTGCCGGCTCCGGGAGGCGCTGCGCGAGGCGCAGCAGGCGTTCTACGCCACGCTCGACCCGTTGACCGTGGGTGACCTGGTGGCATCGCCTACCGGCCCGGTGCTGGTCGGACTGCGGGCCCCGCGCTCCGAGTGA
- a CDS encoding acyltransferase: MRENENVFFSLMSGAAAWRRRATTRLVHRAWRRVQNAGAVTAERPGLLSFGRIGWGTRLAFPQGTVFGEPWIHLGACCIIGEQVTLTVGLAPADLDYGPDPVIRIGDGVVIGRDSHVVAMAPITIGDKVYCGPNVYVTSTNHSYQDPDQAIGEQWPSSAPVEIGSGSWLGVDSVVLPGARLGRNVVVAAGSVVRGEVPDHAVVAGAPARIVRRWAADTGWQPPLRTPAPTPDPAGVPPEQRLDLPGLETPAGA, encoded by the coding sequence GTGCGCGAGAACGAGAACGTGTTCTTCTCCCTGATGTCCGGCGCCGCGGCCTGGCGCCGGCGCGCCACAACCCGCCTGGTGCACCGCGCCTGGCGCCGCGTGCAGAACGCGGGCGCGGTCACCGCGGAGCGCCCCGGGCTGCTGAGCTTCGGCCGGATCGGCTGGGGCACGCGGCTCGCCTTCCCGCAGGGCACCGTCTTCGGGGAGCCGTGGATCCACCTCGGCGCGTGCTGCATCATCGGCGAGCAGGTCACCCTGACCGTCGGCCTGGCGCCCGCCGACCTCGACTACGGCCCCGACCCGGTGATCCGCATCGGCGACGGCGTCGTCATCGGCCGCGACAGCCACGTGGTGGCCATGGCGCCGATCACCATCGGCGACAAGGTCTACTGCGGCCCGAACGTCTACGTGACCAGCACCAACCACTCCTACCAGGACCCCGACCAGGCGATCGGCGAGCAGTGGCCCAGCTCCGCGCCCGTGGAGATCGGCTCCGGTAGCTGGCTGGGTGTGGACAGCGTGGTGCTGCCCGGCGCCCGGCTCGGCCGGAACGTGGTCGTGGCCGCGGGCTCCGTCGTACGGGGGGAGGTGCCCGACCACGCGGTGGTGGCGGGCGCCCCCGCCAGGATCGTGCGCCGCTGGGCGGCCGACACCGGCTGGCAGCCGCCCCTGCGCACCCCGGCTCCGACCCCGGACCCTGCTGGGGTGCCGCCCGAACAGCGCCTCGACCTCCCGGGGTTGGAGACCCCCGCCGGAGCCTGA